A window from Pseudomonas campi encodes these proteins:
- the acpS gene encoding holo-ACP synthase, which yields MHIGIDIVQIERIRTASQRSGEGFMTRVYTERELAYIGNPEENAERAAGIWAAKEAAVKALGTGFGDGILFHDMEIEHEERGRPYLVLAGRFREVMQQSGLSAASLSISHCGTHAVAAVVLG from the coding sequence ATGCATATCGGCATCGACATCGTGCAGATCGAGCGTATCCGCACCGCCAGCCAGCGCAGCGGCGAAGGTTTCATGACGCGGGTCTACACCGAGCGCGAACTGGCTTACATCGGCAACCCCGAGGAGAACGCGGAGCGCGCTGCCGGTATCTGGGCGGCCAAGGAGGCCGCGGTGAAAGCCCTGGGTACCGGCTTTGGCGACGGCATCCTGTTTCACGACATGGAAATAGAACACGAGGAGAGGGGGCGGCCGTACCTGGTATTGGCCGGCCGTTTTCGTGAAGTCATGCAGCAGTCAGGTTTGAGTGCGGCGAGTTTGAGCATATCCCACTGCGGTACGCATGCAGTGGCGGCAGTTGTGCTCGGTTAA
- a CDS encoding ACP S-malonyltransferase, translated as MGSDVCDQSPVTARVWDCASDIAGFDVRRLCLKGPLPKLDKTQYQQVAVTTVNIACLEALRAKGPVGESCVAGHSVGEFSALYAAGVLSLEDVFRGVAARGRIMQALAEQTEGAMYAIKGIDRDGIAELIALHELADRITVANDNSPRQQVISGCKLALKELLPVLLREGFEQVRLPVNGAWHSSLMRPGAEDFQAVIDSLSFAAPRVPVFGNQAADRLSSIEQLRADLVTNLYSTVRWRETMQNLAASGVRLCLEVGPKKVLSRLLLDFPALQDQLSTRHVAELIVTKPASAVTE; from the coding sequence ATGGGTAGTGATGTCTGCGATCAATCGCCGGTGACCGCCCGTGTCTGGGACTGTGCCAGCGATATCGCCGGTTTTGATGTACGTCGGCTGTGCCTGAAAGGGCCGCTGCCCAAGCTGGACAAGACCCAATACCAGCAGGTTGCCGTGACCACGGTGAACATCGCCTGCCTCGAAGCGCTGCGCGCCAAGGGGCCAGTGGGCGAGTCTTGCGTGGCAGGTCATAGCGTCGGTGAGTTCTCGGCGCTGTATGCCGCCGGCGTGCTGAGCCTGGAAGACGTGTTCCGCGGTGTTGCTGCCCGTGGCCGGATCATGCAGGCCCTGGCCGAACAAACCGAGGGTGCGATGTATGCGATCAAGGGCATTGACCGTGATGGCATCGCCGAGCTGATCGCCCTGCACGAACTGGCCGACCGTATCACCGTGGCCAACGACAATTCGCCCCGCCAGCAGGTGATTTCCGGTTGCAAGCTGGCGCTCAAGGAGCTGCTGCCGGTGCTTCTGCGCGAGGGCTTCGAGCAGGTTCGCCTGCCGGTCAATGGTGCCTGGCACAGCAGCCTGATGCGTCCGGGCGCCGAAGACTTCCAGGCGGTGATCGACAGCCTCAGTTTTGCCGCGCCGCGGGTGCCGGTATTCGGTAATCAGGCGGCTGACCGTCTGAGCAGCATCGAGCAGCTGCGTGCAGACCTGGTGACCAACCTGTACTCCACCGTGCGCTGGCGCGAAACCATGCAGAACCTGGCTGCCAGCGGGGTGCGCCTGTGTCTCGAAGTCGGCCCGAAGAAGGTGCTCAGTCGCCTGTTGCTGGATTTCCCGGCGCTGCAGGACCAGCTCAGTACGCGGCATGTCGCCGAGCTGATCGTAACGAAACCGGCTTCGGCCGTGACCGAGTAA
- a CDS encoding outer membrane lipoprotein-sorting protein — protein MQASIISILLALGLFAVSSNSAAVPEAVPVDSSVVSSVATEESSPAVAIIRRADRIRAPAEPFRYALTLVEMKGEQEVSRQSLDVAMRFYKPTAEQAGDARALVRFVDPPTERGKSLLSIFDKLWYYEPKLRRPIPISRQQRLVGQVSNGDVVATDFDLSYIATVAATEDCDGRPCYRLELQRRWPHVTYPKISYWVDVETSRPFKAEFLSTGNKVLKRAWYKDYKLALGEYRPHEIYIEDSLKKEQYTRMLYSDVRLEEVPEAYFQKEYLLRLR, from the coding sequence ATGCAAGCGTCTATTATTTCTATTCTATTGGCACTTGGGCTGTTTGCTGTTTCGTCGAATAGTGCGGCGGTTCCTGAAGCAGTGCCTGTAGATAGCTCCGTTGTTTCCTCCGTAGCCACCGAAGAATCCTCTCCGGCTGTCGCGATTATTCGTCGTGCCGATCGTATTCGAGCGCCAGCCGAACCTTTTCGTTATGCATTGACCCTGGTCGAAATGAAAGGTGAGCAAGAAGTCTCCCGGCAAAGTCTCGATGTCGCCATGCGCTTTTATAAACCGACTGCCGAACAAGCCGGTGATGCGCGCGCCTTAGTGCGTTTTGTTGATCCGCCGACTGAACGTGGCAAGTCGCTGTTATCGATCTTCGATAAACTTTGGTATTACGAGCCAAAGTTGCGCCGGCCCATCCCTATTTCCCGGCAGCAGCGTCTGGTTGGGCAGGTTTCGAATGGCGATGTGGTTGCTACTGATTTCGATCTTTCCTATATCGCGACAGTCGCCGCTACGGAAGACTGTGACGGTCGCCCGTGTTACCGCTTGGAATTGCAGCGCCGTTGGCCGCATGTGACGTACCCGAAAATTAGTTACTGGGTCGATGTGGAAACTTCACGGCCGTTCAAGGCGGAATTTCTCTCGACCGGTAACAAGGTGCTGAAGCGCGCCTGGTACAAGGATTACAAGTTGGCCCTGGGTGAGTATCGGCCGCACGAGATATATATCGAGGACAGCCTGAAGAAAGAACAGTACACGCGCATGCTGTATTCCGATGTGCGCCTCGAGGAAGTTCCAGAAGCCTACTTCCAGAAAGAATACTTGCTGCGCTTGCGCTAA
- a CDS encoding YajG family lipoprotein yields MMNRALLGLIALFSLALVGCAHSPQQLKPQPRLNAALVAVGQGQPVVVRVADGRASPNLGTRGGLYPETSAISVQGQDILPRLQAEAEAAVRLLGFTPSANAYNAPQLTLTLADLKYQSPKEGLYVTEADISATFRVDVQNSTRRYSGRYGASLNQRFGMAPNQETNTKLVSDVLSDAMTRAFKDPAIGQLLAQ; encoded by the coding sequence ATGATGAACCGTGCGCTGCTCGGCCTGATCGCCCTGTTCAGCCTGGCCCTGGTCGGCTGTGCCCACAGCCCGCAGCAACTCAAACCGCAACCGCGCCTCAACGCGGCCTTGGTCGCCGTTGGCCAGGGGCAGCCGGTGGTGGTGCGGGTTGCCGATGGACGTGCGTCGCCGAACCTCGGCACCCGTGGCGGTCTGTATCCGGAAACCAGCGCCATCAGCGTGCAGGGCCAGGACATCCTGCCGCGCCTGCAGGCCGAGGCCGAAGCCGCCGTGCGCCTGCTCGGCTTCACCCCGAGCGCCAATGCCTACAACGCGCCGCAGCTGACCCTGACCCTGGCCGACCTCAAGTACCAGTCGCCGAAAGAGGGCCTGTACGTCACCGAGGCCGATATCAGCGCCACTTTCCGCGTCGATGTGCAGAACAGCACCCGTCGCTACAGCGGCCGCTACGGCGCCTCGCTGAACCAGCGTTTCGGCATGGCGCCGAACCAGGAAACCAACACCAAGCTGGTTAGCGATGTGCTCAGCGATGCGATGACTCGTGCTTTCAAGGATCCGGCCATCGGCCAGTTGCTGGCCCAGTAA
- the mqo gene encoding malate dehydrogenase (quinone), protein MTQVNHETVDVLLVGAGIMSATLAVLLKELDPSLKLEIAELRSSGAIESSNPWNNAGTGHAGLCELNYTPQAADGSVDIKKAVQINTQFEVSKQFWSYLCGKSEFGSPKGFINPVPHLSFVRGEKDVSFLKARHAQMSQHHAFADMEYSEDQAAMAEWMPLMMQGRDASERIAATRSLNGTDVNFGALTNQLLHYLASQGGINVSYNQKVTGLKRSGQGWSAEIKNSKTGEQREVSAKFVFLGAGGGALPLLQLSGIPEGKGFGGFPVSGQWLRCDNPEVVKLHQAKVYSQAEVGAPPMSVPHLDTRVVDGKTSLLFGPYAGFTTKFLKYGSFLDLPLSVRPSNIGPMLAVARDNMDLTRYLIKEVLQSQEQRLETLRKFYPQVKAEDWTLEIAGQRVQIIKKDAKKGGVLQFGTELVSAEDGSIAALLGASPGASVTVSIMLNLIERCFAEQAKSEAWASKLKEIFPARESVLEEDAELYREVSEQSAKRLQLNA, encoded by the coding sequence ATGACGCAAGTCAATCACGAAACTGTGGATGTGCTGCTGGTCGGCGCCGGCATCATGAGCGCCACCCTGGCGGTGCTGCTCAAGGAGCTGGATCCCAGCCTCAAGCTGGAGATCGCCGAGCTGCGCTCGTCGGGTGCCATCGAGAGTTCCAACCCGTGGAACAACGCAGGTACCGGTCACGCCGGTCTCTGCGAGCTGAACTACACGCCGCAGGCGGCCGATGGCTCGGTCGACATCAAGAAGGCCGTGCAGATCAACACCCAGTTTGAAGTCTCCAAGCAGTTCTGGTCCTACCTATGCGGCAAGAGCGAATTCGGCTCGCCGAAGGGCTTCATCAATCCAGTGCCGCACCTGAGCTTTGTGCGTGGCGAGAAGGACGTAAGCTTCCTCAAGGCCCGCCATGCACAGATGAGCCAGCACCACGCCTTCGCCGACATGGAGTACAGCGAAGACCAGGCCGCTATGGCCGAGTGGATGCCGCTGATGATGCAGGGCCGCGATGCCAGCGAACGCATCGCCGCTACTCGCTCGCTGAATGGCACCGACGTCAACTTCGGTGCGCTGACCAATCAACTGCTGCATTACCTGGCCAGCCAGGGCGGCATCAATGTCAGCTACAACCAGAAAGTCACCGGCCTCAAGCGCAGTGGCCAGGGCTGGTCGGCTGAGATCAAGAACAGCAAGACCGGCGAGCAGCGTGAAGTCTCGGCGAAGTTCGTCTTCCTCGGTGCCGGTGGCGGTGCCTTGCCGTTGCTGCAGCTGTCCGGCATCCCGGAAGGCAAGGGCTTTGGCGGTTTCCCGGTGAGCGGTCAGTGGCTGCGTTGCGATAACCCGGAAGTGGTCAAGCTGCACCAGGCCAAGGTCTACAGCCAGGCCGAAGTGGGCGCGCCGCCCATGTCGGTACCGCACCTCGATACCCGCGTGGTGGATGGCAAGACCTCGCTGCTGTTCGGTCCCTATGCTGGTTTCACCACCAAGTTCCTCAAGTACGGTTCGTTCCTCGATCTGCCGCTGTCGGTTCGCCCGAGCAACATCGGCCCGATGCTGGCCGTGGCCCGCGACAACATGGATCTGACCCGCTACCTGATCAAGGAAGTGCTGCAGTCCCAGGAACAGCGTCTGGAGACCCTGCGCAAGTTCTATCCGCAGGTCAAAGCCGAGGACTGGACCCTGGAGATCGCTGGCCAGCGCGTGCAGATCATCAAGAAGGACGCCAAGAAGGGCGGTGTCCTGCAGTTCGGTACCGAGCTGGTATCGGCTGAGGATGGCTCCATCGCGGCCCTGCTGGGCGCTTCGCCAGGTGCTTCGGTGACCGTGTCGATCATGCTCAACCTGATCGAGCGCTGCTTCGCCGAACAGGCCAAGAGCGAAGCTTGGGCAAGCAAGCTCAAGGAAATCTTCCCGGCCCGCGAATCCGTGTTGGAAGAAGATGCCGAGTTGTACCGCGAGGTCAGTGAGCAGTCAGCCAAGCGCCTGCAGCTGAATGCCTGA
- a CDS encoding PA4642 family protein, translating to MRKDKKQVIGEEISEDSIKLFLAVEPADATPPSLHKLVKAYRGLRIDDFERFLGFFKDAGYDLAAKDAQGNDFIALIQDQRLAEPYIEAVQAAKA from the coding sequence ATGCGTAAAGACAAGAAACAGGTGATTGGCGAAGAAATCAGCGAAGACTCGATCAAGCTGTTCCTCGCGGTGGAGCCGGCCGATGCCACGCCGCCGTCCCTGCACAAGCTGGTCAAGGCCTACCGTGGCCTGCGCATCGACGATTTCGAGCGTTTCCTCGGCTTCTTCAAGGACGCCGGTTACGACCTGGCTGCCAAGGATGCCCAGGGCAACGATTTTATCGCCCTGATTCAGGATCAGCGCCTGGCCGAGCCCTATATAGAAGCGGTGCAGGCGGCAAAAGCCTGA
- the dauA gene encoding C4-dicarboxylic acid transporter DauA, producing MPLPQLFAAWRQALRAGYSLQALRGDLSAGLTVGIIAIPLAMALAIAVGVAPQHGLYTVLIAAPLIALTGGSRFNISGPTAAFVVILLPITQQYGLGGLLLCTLLAGLILIALGLGRAGKLIEFVPYPVTLGFTAGIGIVIAVLQIKDLLGLHLAGAPQHVVEHLQLIGQALPDFHPGDVLIASASLATLLLWPKLVPKVPGHLVALAVGALLALLLEWLGLPVATLGERFSYAVDGVSYPGIPPFLPDFAWPWQLPGPDGQPLVLSFELIRQLLAPAFAIAMLGAIESLLCAVVADGMTGSKHDPNAELIGQGLGNLVAPLFGGITATAAIARSAANVRAGAFSPLAAIIHAGVVLLAMLFLAPLFSYLPMSALAALLLVVAWNMSEPGHVLHTLRIAPRSDVLVLLTCLLLTVLFDMVLAVGVGLLLATGIFIKRMSELTDTTALPRSQLQLLGELPEQVLAYSIRGPLFFGAAEKALSVLRRFNPEVRVVIVEMSAVPLLDMTGLAALENVLHDYRKHGIGLVLAGVSPRLRLKLRRAGVHLENGRLAYTRTLPQARAKALSWLEQAPTL from the coding sequence ATGCCTCTACCCCAGCTGTTTGCCGCCTGGCGCCAGGCTCTGCGCGCCGGTTACTCGCTACAGGCCCTGCGCGGCGACCTGAGTGCCGGCCTGACGGTCGGTATCATCGCCATTCCCCTGGCCATGGCCCTGGCAATCGCCGTCGGCGTAGCGCCGCAACACGGCCTCTACACCGTCCTCATCGCTGCTCCGCTGATCGCACTGACCGGCGGCTCGCGTTTCAATATCTCCGGACCAACCGCCGCCTTCGTGGTGATTCTGCTGCCCATCACCCAGCAATACGGCCTCGGCGGCCTGCTGTTGTGCACCCTGCTGGCCGGGCTGATCCTGATTGCCCTGGGCCTGGGCCGCGCCGGCAAACTGATCGAATTCGTGCCCTACCCGGTGACGCTCGGCTTCACTGCCGGCATCGGCATCGTGATTGCCGTGCTGCAGATCAAAGACCTGCTCGGCCTGCACCTGGCCGGTGCGCCCCAGCATGTGGTCGAGCACCTGCAGCTGATCGGCCAGGCCCTGCCGGACTTTCACCCCGGTGATGTATTGATCGCCAGCGCCAGCCTGGCCACCCTGCTGCTGTGGCCGAAACTGGTACCCAAGGTGCCCGGCCACCTAGTCGCCCTGGCTGTCGGCGCTCTGCTCGCGCTGCTGCTGGAATGGCTCGGCCTGCCGGTAGCGACCCTTGGCGAGCGCTTCAGTTATGCCGTGGACGGCGTCAGTTATCCCGGCATACCACCCTTCCTGCCAGACTTCGCCTGGCCCTGGCAGTTGCCGGGGCCCGATGGCCAGCCTCTGGTGCTGTCCTTCGAGTTGATCCGCCAGCTACTGGCCCCGGCCTTCGCCATCGCCATGCTCGGTGCCATCGAATCGCTGCTGTGCGCCGTGGTCGCAGATGGCATGACCGGCAGCAAGCATGATCCGAATGCCGAGCTGATCGGCCAGGGCCTGGGCAATCTGGTCGCCCCGCTGTTCGGCGGCATCACCGCCACCGCCGCCATCGCCCGCAGTGCCGCCAACGTGCGCGCCGGCGCCTTTTCGCCGCTGGCGGCGATCATCCATGCCGGCGTGGTACTGCTGGCCATGCTGTTCCTGGCCCCCCTGTTCAGCTACCTGCCGATGTCCGCATTGGCCGCCCTGCTGCTGGTGGTGGCGTGGAACATGAGCGAACCGGGCCATGTGCTGCACACCCTGCGTATCGCCCCGCGCAGCGATGTGCTGGTGTTGCTCACCTGCCTGCTGCTCACCGTGCTGTTCGACATGGTCCTGGCGGTCGGCGTCGGCCTGTTGCTGGCCACCGGCATCTTCATCAAGCGCATGAGCGAGCTGACCGATACCACCGCACTGCCACGCAGCCAGCTGCAACTGCTTGGCGAGCTGCCGGAGCAGGTGCTGGCCTACAGCATTCGCGGCCCGCTGTTCTTCGGCGCGGCAGAGAAGGCGCTGAGCGTGCTGCGCCGCTTCAACCCGGAAGTTCGCGTGGTGATTGTCGAGATGAGCGCGGTGCCGCTGCTGGACATGACCGGCCTGGCGGCCCTGGAGAACGTGCTGCACGACTACCGCAAGCACGGTATCGGCCTGGTCCTGGCCGGCGTCTCGCCGCGCCTGCGCCTGAAGCTGCGGCGTGCCGGGGTGCATCTGGAGAACGGCCGCCTGGCCTATACCCGCACCCTGCCCCAGGCACGGGCCAAGGCCCTCAGCTGGCTGGAGCAAGCGCCCACTTTGTAG
- a CDS encoding WbuC family cupin fold metalloprotein yields the protein MPGPAFLDRDLFAELTAKAAQSPRQRSHHNLHAMDEPCHRLAVGLQPDTYIPPHRHLAADKAETLLVLQGRLGLLLFSESGELQGTRLLAAGGDCLGVDLPPGQFHALVVLAADSVLFECKAGPYRPLGEGEQASWAPREGEAGVADYLAWMRAQF from the coding sequence GTGCCGGGGCCGGCCTTCCTCGACCGCGACCTGTTTGCCGAGCTGACGGCCAAGGCCGCGCAGAGCCCGCGCCAGCGCAGCCACCATAACCTGCACGCGATGGACGAGCCCTGCCACCGCCTGGCGGTTGGGCTGCAACCGGATACCTATATCCCGCCCCATCGCCATCTGGCGGCCGACAAGGCCGAGACCCTGCTGGTGCTGCAGGGGCGACTCGGCCTGCTGCTGTTCAGCGAGAGTGGCGAGCTGCAGGGAACCCGGCTGCTCGCAGCGGGCGGCGACTGCCTGGGTGTCGATCTGCCGCCGGGGCAGTTCCATGCCCTGGTGGTGCTGGCGGCGGACAGCGTGTTGTTCGAGTGCAAGGCTGGCCCCTACCGTCCGTTGGGCGAAGGCGAGCAAGCCAGCTGGGCGCCGCGCGAAGGCGAGGCCGGCGTGGCTGACTACCTGGCCTGGATGCGCGCGCAGTTCTGA
- a CDS encoding hypoxanthine-guanine phosphoribosyltransferase, whose product MSADLAHIRQVMAEADCLYTDAQVEAAIDKVAAVINGELAESNPVVFCVMNGGLIFAGKLLPKLGFPLELSYLHATRYRSETTGGELFWKAKPEISFIDREVLIIDDILDEGHTLSAIIDFCKHAGARQVHTAVLIDKIHDRKARPDLKADYVGLPCEDRFIFGYGMDYKGYWRNAAGIFAVKGL is encoded by the coding sequence ATGTCCGCCGACCTCGCCCACATTCGCCAAGTCATGGCCGAAGCCGATTGCCTGTACACCGATGCCCAGGTCGAGGCGGCGATCGATAAAGTCGCTGCGGTGATCAACGGTGAACTGGCCGAGAGCAATCCGGTGGTGTTCTGCGTGATGAATGGCGGCCTGATCTTCGCCGGCAAACTGCTGCCCAAGCTGGGCTTCCCGCTGGAGCTGTCGTACCTGCACGCCACACGCTACCGCAGCGAAACCACCGGCGGCGAGCTGTTCTGGAAGGCCAAGCCGGAAATCTCCTTCATCGACCGCGAAGTGCTGATCATCGACGACATCCTCGACGAGGGGCACACCCTGTCGGCCATCATCGACTTCTGCAAGCACGCTGGTGCGCGCCAGGTGCACACCGCGGTGCTGATTGACAAGATCCACGACCGCAAGGCTCGTCCGGACCTCAAGGCCGACTACGTCGGCCTGCCCTGCGAGGATCGCTTCATCTTCGGCTACGGCATGGACTACAAGGGCTACTGGCGTAACGCTGCCGGCATTTTCGCGGTCAAAGGCCTGTAA
- the upp gene encoding uracil phosphoribosyltransferase has product MPIREIRHPLIRHKLGLMRRADISTKNFRELAQEVGALLTYEATNDLPLEDCEIQGWAGTVQVEKIAGKKITVVPILRAGIGMLDGVLSLIPGAKVSAVGVARNEETLEAHTYLEKLAPEIDERLALIIDPMLATGGSMVATIDLLKKAGCKEIRAMVLVAAPEGIKVVNDAHPDVMIFTASIDQCLNEHGYIIPGLGDAGDKIFGTKQKDA; this is encoded by the coding sequence ATGCCCATCCGCGAGATCCGCCACCCACTGATCCGCCACAAGCTCGGCCTGATGCGCCGCGCCGACATCAGCACGAAGAACTTCCGCGAACTGGCCCAGGAAGTGGGCGCCCTGCTCACCTACGAGGCAACCAACGACCTGCCCCTGGAAGACTGCGAGATCCAGGGCTGGGCCGGCACCGTGCAGGTGGAGAAAATTGCCGGCAAGAAGATCACCGTGGTGCCGATCCTGCGCGCTGGCATCGGCATGCTCGACGGCGTGCTCAGCCTGATCCCCGGAGCCAAGGTCAGCGCCGTCGGCGTGGCGCGCAACGAGGAAACCCTGGAAGCGCACACCTACCTGGAAAAGCTCGCCCCGGAAATCGACGAACGCCTGGCCCTGATCATCGACCCGATGCTGGCCACCGGCGGCTCCATGGTCGCCACCATCGACCTGCTGAAAAAAGCCGGCTGCAAGGAAATCCGCGCCATGGTCCTGGTCGCCGCACCGGAAGGTATCAAGGTGGTCAACGACGCCCATCCGGACGTGATGATCTTCACCGCCTCCATCGACCAGTGCCTCAACGAGCACGGCTACATCATTCCCGGCCTCGGCGATGCCGGCGACAAGATCTTTGGCACCAAGCAGAAGGACGCCTGA
- a CDS encoding uracil-xanthine permease family protein: MQDEYNDPLWRQVVSGAQMLFVAFGALVLMPLITGMDPNVALFTAGIGTLLFQLVTGRQVPVFLASSFAFIAPILAAKGEFGLPAVLGGVVASGLVYILLSAVVRVKGAGFIDRLLPPVVIAPVIISIGLALSPVAVNMAMGKAGDGSVQLVPYETAMLISMPALLTTLLVAVLGSGLLRLVPIIAGIVVGCVLAAFFGVIDSSGVAAAPWLAMPAFVTPELHWGAILYMVPVALAPAIEHIGGVVAIGSVTGKNFIKQPGLHRTLLGDGLATSAAGVFGGPPNTTYAEVTGAVMLTKSFNPKIMTWAAVFAIALAFIGKFGAALQSIPVPVMGGILCLLFGSIAVVGLNTLIRHQVDLSEARNLIIVSVTLVFGIGGMAIGNNDFALSGISLCAISALLLNLVLPGGSAWHKHPPLDPEI, translated from the coding sequence ATGCAGGATGAATACAACGATCCACTCTGGCGCCAGGTAGTTTCCGGCGCACAGATGCTTTTCGTCGCTTTCGGCGCCCTGGTGCTGATGCCACTGATCACCGGCATGGACCCCAACGTCGCGCTGTTCACCGCCGGCATCGGCACCCTGTTGTTCCAACTGGTCACCGGGCGCCAGGTGCCGGTATTCCTGGCCTCCAGCTTCGCCTTCATCGCGCCGATTCTCGCCGCCAAGGGCGAGTTCGGCCTGCCTGCCGTGCTCGGTGGCGTGGTCGCCTCCGGCCTGGTGTACATCCTGCTCAGCGCTGTGGTGCGGGTCAAAGGCGCGGGCTTCATTGACCGCCTGCTGCCGCCCGTGGTGATCGCCCCGGTGATCATCTCCATCGGCCTGGCCCTGTCGCCGGTGGCGGTGAACATGGCCATGGGCAAGGCCGGTGACGGCAGCGTGCAACTGGTGCCGTACGAAACCGCCATGCTGATTTCCATGCCGGCACTGCTCACCACCCTGCTGGTGGCCGTGCTCGGCAGTGGTCTGCTGCGCCTGGTGCCGATCATCGCCGGCATCGTCGTCGGCTGTGTGCTGGCCGCCTTCTTCGGCGTGATCGACAGCAGTGGCGTCGCCGCCGCGCCCTGGCTGGCGATGCCCGCCTTCGTCACGCCCGAACTGCACTGGGGCGCCATCCTCTACATGGTGCCAGTGGCCCTGGCACCCGCCATCGAACACATCGGCGGGGTCGTAGCGATTGGCAGCGTGACCGGCAAAAACTTCATCAAGCAGCCCGGCCTGCACCGCACCCTGCTCGGTGACGGCCTGGCTACCTCCGCCGCAGGCGTGTTCGGCGGCCCGCCCAACACCACCTACGCCGAAGTCACCGGCGCAGTGATGCTGACCAAGAGCTTCAACCCGAAAATCATGACCTGGGCGGCCGTGTTCGCCATCGCCCTGGCCTTCATCGGCAAGTTCGGCGCGGCGCTGCAGAGCATTCCGGTACCGGTCATGGGCGGCATTCTCTGCCTGCTGTTCGGCTCAATCGCGGTAGTCGGCCTGAACACCCTGATCCGTCACCAGGTCGATCTGTCCGAGGCGCGCAACCTGATCATCGTCTCGGTAACCCTGGTGTTCGGCATCGGCGGCATGGCCATCGGTAACAACGACTTCGCCCTGTCCGGCATTTCCCTGTGCGCCATCAGCGCCTTGCTGCTGAACCTGGTGCTGCCGGGCGGCAGCGCCTGGCACAAGCACCCGCCGCTGGACCCGGAGATCTGA
- a CDS encoding DUF4177 domain-containing protein: MKQYKVVVYREGMLGSLLLGGSKVDPVKFSEFLNKNAAEGWRVVTMEKDIRRMLLLWKREAYLVVMEKDI; the protein is encoded by the coding sequence ATGAAGCAGTACAAGGTTGTTGTTTATCGCGAAGGAATGCTGGGCTCGCTGTTGCTCGGGGGCTCCAAGGTCGACCCGGTGAAGTTCTCCGAGTTCTTGAACAAGAACGCCGCTGAGGGTTGGCGTGTGGTGACCATGGAAAAAGATATTCGCCGCATGCTGCTGTTGTGGAAGCGCGAGGCTTACTTGGTGGTCATGGAGAAAGATATTTGA
- the ppk2 gene encoding polyphosphate kinase 2: MSKHKSKATQGKIEATAKAADAKLSRKDYEQQLNDLHVELVKLQQWVVATGAKVAVVFEGRDGAGKGGTIKALTERVSPRVFRVVALPAPTEREKSQMYVQRYIRHLPAAGEVVIFDRSWYNRAGVERVMGFCDETQLKKFLSGTPLFERNMVDSGIILLKYWLEVSPEEQERRLRARIEDGRKTWKLTAMDIKSYNRWDAYTQARDEMFEATDTPWASWFVARSEDKKRVRLNLISHLLQQIPYEQIPQPKVKLPKRKIGAYKATHYPFKFIAEPF, from the coding sequence ATGAGCAAGCACAAGAGCAAGGCAACGCAAGGAAAGATCGAAGCGACCGCCAAGGCCGCAGACGCAAAACTGTCGCGCAAGGATTACGAGCAACAATTGAATGACTTGCATGTCGAGCTGGTAAAGCTGCAGCAATGGGTGGTGGCCACCGGCGCCAAGGTGGCGGTGGTGTTCGAGGGGCGTGATGGTGCTGGCAAGGGCGGCACCATCAAGGCGCTGACCGAACGGGTCAGTCCGCGGGTGTTTCGCGTGGTGGCGCTGCCGGCGCCGACCGAGCGGGAAAAGAGCCAGATGTACGTGCAGCGCTACATCAGGCACCTGCCGGCTGCTGGCGAAGTGGTGATCTTCGACCGTAGCTGGTACAACCGCGCCGGCGTCGAGCGGGTGATGGGTTTCTGCGACGAGACTCAGTTGAAGAAGTTTCTCAGTGGTACGCCACTGTTCGAACGCAACATGGTCGACTCGGGGATCATCCTGCTCAAGTACTGGCTGGAGGTCAGCCCGGAGGAGCAGGAGCGGCGCCTGCGCGCGCGCATTGAAGACGGGCGCAAGACCTGGAAGCTGACCGCGATGGACATCAAGTCCTACAACCGTTGGGACGCCTATACCCAGGCCCGCGACGAGATGTTCGAGGCCACCGATACGCCTTGGGCGTCCTGGTTCGTGGCTCGTTCCGAGGACAAGAAGCGCGTGCGCCTGAACCTGATCAGCCACCTGCTGCAGCAGATTCCCTATGAGCAGATCCCCCAGCCCAAGGTCAAGTTGCCCAAGCGCAAGATCGGCGCCTACAAGGCGACCCACTATCCCTTCAAGTTCATCGCCGAGCCGTTCTGA